In a single window of the Oecophyllibacter saccharovorans genome:
- a CDS encoding formylglycine-generating enzyme family protein produces MRALSSEKPFLSRPMTGAGLFVLGALLAASVSSLANATAPEISWPSKLIDPHPLPDDLVLPLPCGGAMAFRAVDVPLPTETLLADRPITLGAPTPQEGYSQFTLQTWLSAPFKPQGKGEQTRKMRRYYLAKYDVTRNQYTAVMEGTKGHCPAAPTLTSPSGGQKPQTSISWNEAQDFLALWTSWLLKNAPQTLPQHQGTPGFLRLPTDAEWGYAARGGAKVSPEGFQQPMWPLPEGALKEDYIVAGAQDGLQKIGSKKPNPLGLYDMLGEVDQMMQEPYRLHHGERLQGQAGGLQLRGGNYLAASADELSTATRSEAPAYNVRTGEPTRQVTTGIRVAIGANALDSPQAVTQAEKEFQALYAHYAQQAARNSPAAQSLLTSMSAHATDAASKAELARIKAQLAAEAQKREETEQLAVHAQLEALMALGGNIGELDHVASFIATQLEQLSKAAPGQDLSQARANLARRRAQIRVQSEAYAELIRSMIRQLPDRDLLAKAAQEEKTALQQAGRTDSLPLLSIALEDLQQAATGHMPAPEEIARQFHRATP; encoded by the coding sequence ATGAGAGCCCTCTCTTCTGAGAAACCCTTCCTGTCACGGCCTATGACTGGAGCCGGATTATTTGTTCTGGGGGCTTTACTGGCGGCCTCTGTCAGCAGCCTGGCCAACGCGACTGCGCCTGAAATCAGCTGGCCTTCCAAACTCATCGATCCCCATCCCCTGCCTGATGATCTTGTGCTTCCGCTTCCCTGTGGCGGGGCAATGGCCTTCCGCGCGGTCGATGTGCCCCTTCCCACTGAAACATTGCTGGCGGACCGCCCGATCACGCTCGGCGCCCCCACCCCCCAGGAAGGCTACAGCCAGTTCACCCTGCAGACCTGGCTTTCGGCTCCCTTCAAACCACAGGGAAAGGGAGAACAGACCCGAAAAATGCGGCGCTACTACCTGGCCAAATACGATGTGACCCGCAACCAGTACACTGCCGTCATGGAAGGCACCAAAGGTCACTGCCCGGCTGCCCCGACCCTTACCTCCCCAAGCGGCGGCCAGAAGCCGCAGACCTCGATCTCCTGGAACGAGGCCCAGGATTTTCTGGCACTCTGGACAAGCTGGCTGCTGAAAAACGCCCCCCAGACCCTGCCGCAACACCAAGGCACGCCCGGCTTTCTGCGTTTGCCGACCGACGCTGAATGGGGCTATGCCGCACGCGGCGGAGCAAAGGTGAGCCCGGAGGGCTTTCAGCAGCCCATGTGGCCCCTACCTGAGGGGGCCTTGAAGGAAGACTACATCGTTGCCGGCGCTCAGGACGGGCTGCAGAAGATCGGCAGCAAGAAGCCCAACCCGCTTGGCCTTTATGACATGCTGGGAGAGGTGGACCAGATGATGCAGGAGCCTTACCGCCTGCATCATGGCGAGCGCCTTCAGGGGCAGGCCGGCGGACTCCAGCTGCGGGGCGGCAATTATCTGGCTGCCAGTGCGGATGAGCTGAGCACGGCAACCCGCAGTGAAGCGCCAGCCTATAACGTGCGCACCGGGGAACCGACACGCCAGGTCACCACAGGCATACGCGTTGCGATCGGCGCCAATGCGCTCGATTCGCCTCAGGCCGTCACACAGGCTGAAAAGGAATTCCAGGCGCTGTATGCGCATTACGCCCAGCAGGCCGCCCGTAATTCGCCTGCGGCCCAGAGCCTGCTGACTTCCATGAGCGCACACGCCACCGATGCCGCCAGCAAAGCGGAACTTGCGCGCATCAAGGCCCAGCTGGCTGCCGAAGCGCAGAAACGCGAAGAGACCGAACAGCTTGCCGTCCACGCGCAGCTTGAAGCCCTGATGGCTCTTGGCGGCAATATCGGTGAGCTCGACCATGTGGCAAGTTTCATCGCAACCCAGCTTGAGCAGCTCAGCAAGGCCGCACCTGGCCAGGACCTTTCACAGGCCCGCGCCAATCTGGCACGAAGGCGTGCCCAGATCCGCGTGCAGAGCGAAGCCTATGCAGAACTCATACGCTCCATGATCCGCCAGCTGCCGGACCGCGATCTTCTGGCAAAAGCGGCCCAGGAGGAAAAAACAGCCCTGCAGCAGGCAGGCCGCACGGACAGCCTGCCCCTTCTGTCCATTGCACTTGAAGATCTGCAGCAGGCCGCCACAGGCCATATGCCGGCACCTGAGGAAATTGCACGTCAGTTTCATCGCGCCACCCCCTGA
- a CDS encoding ABC transporter permease — protein MKPFAAFPLVFRLAWRDLWSEKVMALCLVIGLSATAAPLLLLAGLKAGLVEGMRTTLLQDPHIREIDSAANRTFTATWLDELAHRPDVAFVMPRTRTLAASVLLVPRDRREEARRVELLPTRSGDPLLGNQQARLPKGQADQNIILSASAAASLHVQPGGSLVMRVSRLGTPPETALQPLRVAAVAPASASGRDVGFVSLPLAEAVELYREHTPPLDWQAALQLGGKASNDQRNVETLYPGFRLYARHMENVPALSHWFAAQNVDVVSQAGEIDRLLTLDRSLSALFLLTAILGISGFFLALGTGMWALVQRKRLSLATMGFFGVRGMLWFPVFQGECLALAAIGLALGGATLMGAAINLVFAHVLPSGQKLCLLQPAVYGAALGLTLLGAFVATFLAGWRASRLQPWEGVSAP, from the coding sequence ATGAAACCCTTTGCAGCGTTTCCCCTGGTCTTCCGGCTGGCCTGGCGGGACCTGTGGTCGGAAAAGGTGATGGCCCTCTGCCTGGTGATCGGCCTTTCCGCCACTGCCGCGCCGCTCCTGCTGCTGGCCGGCCTCAAGGCGGGGCTCGTTGAAGGAATGCGCACCACGCTGCTGCAGGACCCCCATATCCGCGAGATCGACAGCGCTGCCAACCGCACTTTCACCGCAACCTGGCTGGACGAACTCGCCCACCGCCCTGATGTGGCCTTCGTCATGCCCCGCACGCGCACCCTGGCCGCCAGCGTGCTGCTCGTCCCCCGGGACCGGCGCGAAGAGGCCCGGCGTGTCGAGCTGCTGCCCACCCGCAGCGGTGATCCCCTTCTCGGCAACCAGCAGGCCAGGCTCCCGAAGGGACAGGCCGATCAGAACATCATTCTTTCAGCCAGTGCGGCGGCCAGCCTGCATGTGCAGCCGGGCGGCAGCTTGGTGATGCGCGTAAGCAGGCTCGGCACACCGCCGGAAACGGCATTGCAGCCCCTCAGAGTCGCAGCTGTTGCCCCCGCTTCAGCCAGTGGGCGCGACGTGGGGTTTGTTTCCCTGCCCCTTGCGGAAGCGGTGGAACTCTACCGTGAGCACACGCCCCCGCTTGACTGGCAGGCAGCCCTGCAGCTCGGCGGAAAAGCCTCGAATGATCAGCGCAACGTGGAGACCCTCTATCCCGGGTTCAGGCTTTACGCCAGACACATGGAAAACGTGCCTGCACTGAGCCACTGGTTCGCAGCCCAGAATGTCGACGTGGTCTCACAGGCAGGGGAAATCGACCGGTTACTCACGCTGGATCGCAGCCTGTCAGCCCTGTTTCTGCTGACGGCCATTCTGGGCATAAGTGGCTTTTTCCTTGCCCTCGGCACAGGGATGTGGGCGCTCGTGCAGCGCAAGCGCCTTTCGCTGGCCACGATGGGGTTTTTCGGCGTGCGCGGCATGCTCTGGTTCCCGGTTTTTCAGGGCGAATGTCTGGCTCTTGCGGCCATCGGGCTGGCTCTGGGCGGCGCCACGCTCATGGGGGCTGCGATCAACCTGGTTTTTGCGCATGTCCTGCCGTCCGGGCAGAAATTATGCCTCCTGCAACCCGCTGTTTACGGAGCGGCCCTCGGTCTGACGCTGCTCGGTGCCTTTGTCGCGACTTTCCTGGCCGGCTGGCGCGCAAGCAGGCTCCAGCCCTGGGAGGGGGTCAGCGCGCCATGA